The segment CTTTGAGGCCCTTTGCTTCATTCTCTGCGTAATCGAGGACGTCCTTTGCAGTCCCGTTGATGGTACGAACCTCAATGTCTTGCAGCACCTCAGGGAGTGCAGTCACGAGCTCGTCCCACGTAGAGTCCTCGCCGGCAGAGATCAGACCTTGCTCCCGAAGCTGAGCGGTCGTTGGGAGAAAGTCAGTTATCCATAGATGTTTCAGGCGATTGAGTATGGGCTGGTCGTCTATCTGGCGGATCAGCCTTTGCTTCAGATGGCGAACGTACTCATCGATCTGGGCATGAACCTCATTCTGGACCAGGGTGAAGCGGGTTACGTGAACTAGCATTGAGCTGTGCTCGCGAGCTTGGCCCCGCAGTACACGGGCGGCACATGCGAGAACGAAGGACTCAATGGCTTCCCGAAGACTAGGTGGCAAGCTCTCCTCGGCGCTCCATCGCGGCACATGGCCATTCGAATGCTTTTGCGGCATCCATCCGGACTCCCCATCAGCCTTGATGTAGTCGCTGACTTCATGGACAAGGGGAAGCGCGGACTGACGATTCTGCGCTGAAGCTGTCCCAAACAACGTAGCAGGACCGACATAGTTTGAAGGCGCGGCAAGGTTGTGAATGAAGGCTGCCGGGAACAGGTCGGGCCCTTCCTGACGGGTCTCGCCGCGCTCGTGGATGAAGATGTTGGCGAATGGTGTAGCGGTATAGCCAACGTATGCCGAACGAGAGAACGAATGCAGGATTCGACGTATCAGCTTGTTGATGACGGTTGGATTGTGCTCGTCGTCGGGCTTGCCTGTATCGGGATCGAAATCCTGCTCTTGGGTGTCGACGGAAGCATGGTCCGCCTCATCATCGATGATCAGAAGCGGAAGCTTTGTGACCACCTTCCTCACGCGCGGAAGCGGGTCATTATCGGCAGCAGCATCGTCGTCCGGACGTTGTGTGTCTGCGACATGGTTCTGGATCCAGCGTAACAGCTCACTAAGGACCGATTTGTTCTTCTTGACCACGAACAGCCAGGGCCGTTGCTCAGGCGAGATGGCGAGATGCTTAGCTACCTTCTTTCCGAAATCGCCCGTATTCAGACGCGTGGTGGCGCAGTTCGGAAAGATGGCCTGGTCGGTATCAATTTCCCCCACGCCGACCGGACGCAGCGGGTCGCGGACACTCGTGTCGTATCCGAGAAACCCTTCTTCTAGGCGAATCTGCGTCTGGGAGCGGAGGTTGTTGTGCAATCCCGCTAGGACGATGATCACCTTGTACTGGGCATCGGCGGCCTTGCAGACCAACCCGGTGTAGTGGCCTGTTTTGCCGGACTGCACGTGACCAACGACCAAGCCGCGCCTGTCCCATGGCCCTTGCCGACAAGGGTCCTCGAGCATCCCAAGAACTTTGTCCGTAGATGTATCAAGCGCGTCGACAGCCTTCCAAGACAACTTCTTCTCAAGAAGTTCCCTGTAGCGCTGCCAATAGAGCCAGTCACGCTTGCGCGCGGCATCAAGCCAAGCGACATGGCCGGCGTCGCTGACCATGGTCACGTCCTCTCCCACCCAGAGACTGAAGCGCCGGATAAGTTCGTCGGTGACCGCGTTTCGATCGAGCCCCTCACCCCACTTCGGATTCATCGCTAGAACGACGTCGATCTTCTTCCCGATGAGGGCAGGTGTGATGGCTGATTTCTGGTCCTCGTCCATGAGCAGTTCCTGCACGAACTTGACGATTCGGACCTCGGTAGCGTTCAGCACGTTCCATTTTCTCCTTGATCCGCTGCCATGTCCGGCAGTGCATTGACTAGCTCGGGATGGAGGTTGAAAGGTTCAGTCTGCAGAAGCTGCTTTCGGGCCCTATCTGGCGACATTCCCTTCCGGTTCACCATGTTCCGGTAAAGAACCTCCAGTACCTTCTGGACCTCAGCTGGAGGCTGGTCAGCAAAGCCCGTTCGTGGAGTCTCTGATTTCTCTACTGTGTCAAGCCAGATTCGCTGTACGGGAATCGTCTCTTCCAGCACCCGGAGCATCGCTTCAATACTCGTACCCAGCGCGCCGGCCTCTTCCATCACGGCTCTCACAGCCGGGTGTGCTCGGTAGACGCGATATCGGACGCCGCCCGGAAAGTGGTCAGCCTGCCATGCCTGGGCAACCGGCTCGTTCTGTCCACGCCGGATAGGCTGGCCTCGGTGGGCGAAGACGCGTCTGGCCCGCTCCCTAATGTCCTCGGCGAGCCGGACAACACCCTCCCGGACCGAGACCGGCGGCCTCGCGGTCGATTTACGGATGTCGATTTTCCATTCTGCGTCGGCACTATTAGGGATGTCGAGACAGATACGCGCTAGCCGATACGGCTCTTCCTTCGTCCACGGGCGCCCTCGCCCCAATCCAAGCCAGCTTCCCGCAAGCAGAAGGCGACGGTTCCGATACACATAGAAGCCCTGCTGAGCGGTCCAGCCGTCTGGACCCGCCGCGAGTTCGAACTGCTTGCTATCAAGCTTGTCCTTGTGGGGCAGGACATATCCCTGAAGAACGATAGGCCCGTGGGCACTGCTGAGTCTGACGATCGGCGAAGCCCAAGTAGCTGGGTGGGTGCTCAGAAACGGATCCCAAGGGCTGATCGGCGTGCCGTTGATCGTGATCTGCAAGCGCTCGGCAGAGCCGTCAAGGTAGCGGTGAAACACCATGGCAAGGTGACGCTCCACCCTATCAATGAGATCAAGAAAATCTTGCTTGGTCGTGCCTCGGGTCACGACACGGTCAAGCACCTCCCAAAGCACGAGTGTTCCTGTGGGCTTACGGTCTGGGGCAGTGATGCGTGATTCGGAACCAGGAGTACACCCTTCCAGCAGATCCCAGCCGCCATCGGCCTCAGCAGCGAGTGCATCGAGATCCCAGCGCAGACAACTTGATTCGGTGTGTGTCCAACTGGCAACGGTCAGACGCCGACATTGAGAGAAAGAGGCTGTCTTCAGACCTAGGCCGAATCGCCCGAGATCGCTTTCCGCGCGCACGTGCAGGGGGTTCCGGTCACCAAGTCGCATCGCACTCTCGAGATCCGCATCTCCCATTCCGCTTCCATCATCGAGAACCGATACCCAGCTGTCGTGCCCTGCCCAGCCGAAAACCACGTCGACGTGACGTGCACCGGCTGAGATGCTGTTGTCGATGATGTCCGCCAGAGCGGTTCCCGTCGTATATCCCAGGCCGCGCAGCGCCTCGATCATGGCGCTGGCACGCGGGGGAACACGGCGCCTTCCGGAGTAGGACATCACTCGGGATCTCCCTTCTGGTTGGATGGCGTCGACTCGCCGATGAACGGGTGGAGCATTCCTGCGGTCGAAGGACGCCGCAGGCGCGCAAGCCCCTTGCTCTCAAGCTGACGAATTCGCTCTCGCGTCACGCCAAAGTACTGGCCTACCTCCTCAAGCGTTCGGCACTCGCCGCCGTCCAATCCGAACCTGTAGACGAGAACCTGGGCCTCCCGCTCCTTCAGCGTTTCTAGCGCATCCTGCAGTGTGCTTCTGAGATTGGCCACAATAGCGAGAGTATCGGCCTGCCTCTCTTCATCATCTTTGACTTCAAGAACGTGGGCCAGAATTTCGGGGGCTTCGTCCCAACAACATACTTCAGGGACCGACAGTGCTTTCCGCACCTCTCCCTCATCCATGCCGGTCCGCGATGCGATCTCTTCATACGATGGATCCTCAACGCCAGCGGCATCCAGTATGCGGCGCACAGCATTCACCTTGTTGATCTTCTCCCGCATGTGCACAGGCACACGGATCATGAATCCCGAATCGGCGATAGCTCGTGTGATTGCCTGTCGGATCCACCAGGTCGCATAGGTGGAAAACTTGAAGCCACGCCGGTAATCAAATTTTTCGACTGCGCGCAGGAGGCCTAGATTGCCTTCCTGAATAAGGTCGATTAGTGGAATCCCGGTCCCCATGTACTTTTTTGCAATCGAGATTACCAGCCGGTAATTGGCGTCTGCCATCTGGGAGTACAGCCGGCGGATCGCCTCAAGTGGCGCGGAAAGATCACAGTCGTGATCTCCCTGGTCCCTGAGGTGTTCCGCCACCAGCCTTATGAACGCGGGAGTCGGCTCCAGAGCAGCAAGATGGCTCCTGATGTCACCTGTCAGAGGCGCTGATGCAGTGGAGGAGGAAGCTGACTCTCGGAGAAGTTCGACTCGCTCTGCAAAGGCATGGATTCGACTCGATTCGGCGCTAACATGCGCGCCGGCATCATCACCGATGTCGTCCTCCGTAGCGCCGTCGTCTTCGTCGTTGTCCTCGGTCCCAGGACCCTCATCCACCAGACGGGTAAGACCAGATGGTGCCCTTTGGCCAGTGAGGATGGAGGTTCCGACCTCGATAGCCGCAGCGGTGCCGGTTGGTGAGGTTGCGATGGTGTCGAGTGCGCGTCCAAGTGCGGTCTCTACCGCGCTCCCAACTCGCTGTTCGTCGTCACGAGTGAAGAGCCCCTTTGAGCGGATGTCAGCAACAAACCTTGTTAGCGGATCATTGAGTCTGGCCGACATGTCCTCTAGGTAAACGAACGCATCTTCTAGGGTTTCTGAGTACTCCTCGGGAACATCACGTTCCTCATCCGGTATCAGCCACTCCTCGTCGTCGTCGTCGATGACAGCGCCGAGCTCACCCAGAAGCCGCATCAGATGGTCAGGGAAATCCGGGTCAAGCTCACTCTCGGTGGCGTAGGCATACCGCGCCAATCGTGTTGCCGGCACTATTCCATAGTCGATCGCGTCAGAAAGCAGGCCCTCCAGCAATGCCCTCTCGGCAGGATCCAGAAGGCGCGTACGTCTCCGATCGCGCAGTGAAGCGGGTAGGTCAACTTCGACGTCAAGCCAGTCCCCATCTAGGTCGACTGCTTCGTGTGTACCGATCTGCGCTTGAAGAATGGTTGCTTCGGTCAGGCAGTCAGCGTCATTGCCGGGCGCTTCAACAGGGTCTTCCGTCTCCCAATCTCCGAGACTGGAGTCGTCATCTGCGGATGATTCTGAGGCGGACCCCTCACCCGAGGCCGCTAGTTCAAGCCGGATTTCATGAGTCTTGTGGCCTGGCGTATCTGTAGCGGCATTCCCTCCTGCCGCGAGGAGGAGTTCAGCAATATCAGGTCGGTCGGCTGCTTGTGCAATTGTTAGTGCGGTGTTCCCGCTGTTGTCTTTCGCATGGATGTCGGCACCGCGCTGGAGTAGAAGGGCACACAGGTCTAGGTAACCTTTTTGCGCCGCAATCATCAGCGGCGTCCGGCCGATGCTGTCCCGGCAGTCGACCGGGCGCCCGCTCTCCAGATGTGTTGCCGCACCCTCAGTGTCGCCATGCGTCAGCGCCATTCGGAATAGAGGATGCATCGGCGTAAATTCCTGTACCGCATTCATGGTGCAATGTCCGCCGCCATGAGTCCGTCTAATACAGGCGCGCCAGCAGTTGACACGTGCTGTGCCTTACGAACCGACCCGATATGAACTGTCTCGCCCACCATATTCGCTAGTAGTCCCTTACGCTCTTTGCCGTTGCCGGCTAATCGAGTATCGACCAGACGACCTTGGCGATCTGTCGAGCGATAATTGGCGGTACCGCATTGCCAACCTGTACAAACTGCTGTGTTCGGTTCCCGAGAAACAGATAGTCGTCGCTGAAAGTCTGCAACCGTGCCGCCTCGCGGACCGTAAGGCTCCGACACTGGCTGGCATCCCAATGAATAAATGCGTGTCCATCCTTCGAGAGATGGCTCGTGATGGTGCTTGAGGGACGATTGGGCAACTGCACACGGAAACGGTCAGCAAAGTCACCGCTGTCCGTGTTTGCATGCTCCGGCTTGAGGACCTCCGGGAATTCCGTCAACGGCAAGCATCGACCGTGCTCCATTGCGTATGAGGCGCAAAATAGGTAGCGGCCCAAGTCGGATTCCATGTGACCACGCGTTTCGTGGTTGACCACCACCTGTTGGTCACGGTGCCAGAGCTGGGCCGCAAATCCGGTAGGCTCAGCGGCATACGTGATTGACCCGCGTGGGAGGGCTGGATCTACCGGTATCGATAATATTCGGTTACGAAGCGAGGTCGAACCGCGGGAGAGTGCTGACGAGACTCGCTTCTTCTGGCGTTCCATGGCGGACGCCCACTCGTTGGGAACGTCGGCGCGACGGCTCAGTCCACTCCTCAGTGTCGGAAGACCGCTAAGAGCGTCTGTCAGACGCGGGTGTACGTCAGGTATATGCAGGCCAGCCACGCCCAAGGCGCGATCTGCGTGATCCGCGCGCACCCCCATGATGATTACCCGATGGCGCGCCTGCGGGACGCCGTGGTTCTCACAACGGATAACAAATTCCTTCGGATCTCCGGCCGCACGTTCGGGACATCGTGACGATCCGCTTTCCAAATGGATCGGCAGCAGTACGTAACGGTGTGAGGCTACGGAAGCCGATGATGCCTTCCCAAGGGCCTGGCCGGGATCCATCAGGTCCTCACGGATGCTTGCGAACATGTTTCGTCCACCAACCGTCGAGGAAAGGATTCCCTTCACGTTCTCCATGATGAAAACATCCGGCGTGAATCTCGATAGGATTTCGAGGTACTCGCGATAGAGGAAGTGGCGATGATCTCCTCTGGTCCTGAATCCTTTGACGTTCCGCTGTCGTGCGCGACCGACCACCGAGTACGCCTGGCACGGAGGTCCGCCGATCAGTACTAATCGTTCATGGCGCTGACGCACCTCATTGATTCGCTCGTATAGTGCTGAATTGTGCTCCGGCTCGCCCAGTTTCAGGTTTAGAGCCTCCTGAGCTGCCTCTTCCCACAATGTGCGTAGGGGTCCATCGGCAAAGTGGCTTTCGGGTGGTAGGGCTTTGCCCGCTGCGGCGGCCTGCAGATAAGCCAGGTACTGCTTCGGCATGTTGCCCTCGCGCTCACGCAGCAGCCGGTAAAACGCACGTAGACGAAGCGTCGCGTGGGCCGATTGTTCCATCTCGGCAGAGACGCCTATGCGGAACGGTCGGTATCCTGCGTTGGGTTCAAAGCTGCTGAAACCTTCACCCAGACCTCCCGGTCCGGCAAAGATATCGATGATGCCGATGGAGTTTTCTATGCGACGGCGTACTACTGTCAAGAGCTGAGGTCCGCGAATGGTCGACGTGATGAGTGCAGGCAAACGATCGGCACTGATGTCACGGATCAGGGGCAAGCACACGCGCCCCGAAATGCAGATCCGCAAACTTCTGTGGCATGCAGGCTTCCGCTACCGGCTCCATGGCCCGAAGCTGCCAGGCAGGCCAGATGTAGTCTTGCCGCGCTGGCGGGCCGTCATCCTCGTGCACGGTTGCTTCTGGCACTACCACGAAGGTTGCGTGCTCTTTCGACTCCCTGCAACTAGGACCGAGTTCTGGCTCAACAAGCTCAGCGGCAACCGGGAGCGCGACCGGAGGTCGATTCGTGAGCTGCAAGAAAGGGGCTGGCGCGTGGCTATTGTCTGGGAGTGTGCTCTCAAGGTAGACGAGGCGCGCGTAGAGCAAAGCCTCACGCGCTGGCTGCGCAGCGACAGTCCCGCAATTGAGGTTTTCCGGGACGGCACTGAGGTCGTCAACCTCACTGCCTCTGCCCTGCAATGAGGTCAGGTTCGGCTCCAACGTCATAGGAGTGGGGAAGTTTAGGCTGGCTAAATAGGGTGGAGATCCTATGTCTCATCGCATGAGACCAGATTCACCTTGGTCCGGAACGTAGTCCGACTCGTCTCCGAGTGCTGTTCTCGGTCAGGACTGTTCGGTTTCTTCTTCGACGTAAGTCAACAAGTGTCCGGGCTGGCATCCAAAGTACCGACATAGCTTGTCGATGACCTCCGTCCCGATGTTCGCCCCGGGCTGATTCGCCATCTTCGACAGAGTTGCTCGGTGAATGCCGGTGGCTTCCGCGACCTCGGTGAGCGAGACGACGCGTCGCTCCTTGAAGGCCTTGTCCGCGATGAGCTCGGTCAGCCGGAACCTGATCATAACTATCCGCTGAATGGCGTCGCTCAAGAGCGACGTTTGGTGTTTGCAGGCGACTCTCGTCGACTACTATTGGCAACAAGTGTCGCTTAAAGGCGACGCTTGTCGACCACAGTCAACGGGAGGATGAAGATGCAAACTTACCTGACCACCGAGCAGCTGGCTACCCGGATTCAGTACGACCCGCGGACGATCCGCAATCGCCTCAAGGACAACGTCCTTCTCGAGGGCGTGCACTACTTCCGCCCCTTCGGCGGCCGGAAGATCCTGTACATCTGGGAGCACATCGAGCGCGACATGCTCCGCCGCGCGACCGAGGCCGATATCTCCATCCCGATGGCCTCGGGGGCCATCTGCCGTGGGTAACGTGCGCTTCCGTCCCGACACCCAGCGCCTGTACTTCGACTTCTTCTACCAAGGGGTGCGTTGCCGTGAATACGCGGCGCTTCCGGACACGCCCGCCAATCGCCGCCAGATGGAAAAGCTGCTGGAGCGCATCGAGGCTGAGATCGAAGCCGGTACGTTCGAGTACGCCCGGACCTTCCCGGGGAGCAAGAAGGCCAGGCAGTTCATGAAGCTGGGGATGCTCGCACCGGCGGCTTCACCGGTTTCCCATCGCAAGGTGGTCGATCTGCCGAAGTTCCGGGAGTTTTCGGACCAGTGGTTTGCCGAGCACAGCCTCGAGTGGCGCTATACCCATAAAGTCGCGGTGGAATCGATCTTCAAGACCCACCTCATGCCGGCCTTTGGCGACCTATACCTCGATCAGATCGATCGCGCCAAGGTGATGGACTTCCGGCGTAAGCTCGTCGACCCGGAGCAAAAGAACGGGCGCCGCCGCGCTGTGCTCGCTCCCGCCACCATCAACCGGATCATCGGCATGCTG is part of the Dyella thiooxydans genome and harbors:
- a CDS encoding DNA cytosine methyltransferase translates to MPLIRDISADRLPALITSTIRGPQLLTVVRRRIENSIGIIDIFAGPGGLGEGFSSFEPNAGYRPFRIGVSAEMEQSAHATLRLRAFYRLLREREGNMPKQYLAYLQAAAAGKALPPESHFADGPLRTLWEEAAQEALNLKLGEPEHNSALYERINEVRQRHERLVLIGGPPCQAYSVVGRARQRNVKGFRTRGDHRHFLYREYLEILSRFTPDVFIMENVKGILSSTVGGRNMFASIREDLMDPGQALGKASSASVASHRYVLLPIHLESGSSRCPERAAGDPKEFVIRCENHGVPQARHRVIIMGVRADHADRALGVAGLHIPDVHPRLTDALSGLPTLRSGLSRRADVPNEWASAMERQKKRVSSALSRGSTSLRNRILSIPVDPALPRGSITYAAEPTGFAAQLWHRDQQVVVNHETRGHMESDLGRYLFCASYAMEHGRCLPLTEFPEVLKPEHANTDSGDFADRFRVQLPNRPSSTITSHLSKDGHAFIHWDASQCRSLTVREAARLQTFSDDYLFLGNRTQQFVQVGNAVPPIIARQIAKVVWSILD
- a CDS encoding very short patch repair endonuclease, giving the protein MSRIRGKHTRPEMQIRKLLWHAGFRYRLHGPKLPGRPDVVLPRWRAVILVHGCFWHYHEGCVLFRLPATRTEFWLNKLSGNRERDRRSIRELQERGWRVAIVWECALKVDEARVEQSLTRWLRSDSPAIEVFRDGTEVVNLTASALQ
- the mzaC gene encoding MZA anti-phage system associated Z1 domain-containing protein MzaC, which gives rise to MLNATEVRIVKFVQELLMDEDQKSAITPALIGKKIDVVLAMNPKWGEGLDRNAVTDELIRRFSLWVGEDVTMVSDAGHVAWLDAARKRDWLYWQRYRELLEKKLSWKAVDALDTSTDKVLGMLEDPCRQGPWDRRGLVVGHVQSGKTGHYTGLVCKAADAQYKVIIVLAGLHNNLRSQTQIRLEEGFLGYDTSVRDPLRPVGVGEIDTDQAIFPNCATTRLNTGDFGKKVAKHLAISPEQRPWLFVVKKNKSVLSELLRWIQNHVADTQRPDDDAAADNDPLPRVRKVVTKLPLLIIDDEADHASVDTQEQDFDPDTGKPDDEHNPTVINKLIRRILHSFSRSAYVGYTATPFANIFIHERGETRQEGPDLFPAAFIHNLAAPSNYVGPATLFGTASAQNRQSALPLVHEVSDYIKADGESGWMPQKHSNGHVPRWSAEESLPPSLREAIESFVLACAARVLRGQAREHSSMLVHVTRFTLVQNEVHAQIDEYVRHLKQRLIRQIDDQPILNRLKHLWITDFLPTTAQLREQGLISAGEDSTWDELVTALPEVLQDIEVRTINGTAKDVLDYAENEAKGLKVIAIGGDKLARGLTLEGLCTSYFLRASRMYDTLMQMGRWFGYRPGYLDLCRLYTTSELVKWFGHITDAAAELREEFDFMASSGATPREYGLKVQSHSILMVTSQVKMRAAKSLMISYSGQLLQSVSLFRRSRELIHNLDATKRFISSLGTPDETDPERRRGSEVQKWTGYLWKKVSGGDVADFMYGFRTHPDSHRVNSVMLSEFIRAMSLGGELTEWTVALIGLQTGKPCQLAEGVTVNMATRAGNPELSDRYAIGVLLDPKDESIDLDIDQWEAALALTKLARKPDTQGSATVKEPTQPSGPAIRQVRGHGAANVTAHPERGLLMLYVLDPAGAKVELESDIPVVAFGISFPGSGSVMKVEYKVNNVLWEQEYVPSE
- a CDS encoding helix-turn-helix domain-containing protein, encoding MSDAIQRIVMIRFRLTELIADKAFKERRVVSLTEVAEATGIHRATLSKMANQPGANIGTEVIDKLCRYFGCQPGHLLTYVEEETEQS
- the mzaB gene encoding MZA anti-phage system associated ATPase MzaB: MIEALRGLGYTTGTALADIIDNSISAGARHVDVVFGWAGHDSWVSVLDDGSGMGDADLESAMRLGDRNPLHVRAESDLGRFGLGLKTASFSQCRRLTVASWTHTESSCLRWDLDALAAEADGGWDLLEGCTPGSESRITAPDRKPTGTLVLWEVLDRVVTRGTTKQDFLDLIDRVERHLAMVFHRYLDGSAERLQITINGTPISPWDPFLSTHPATWASPIVRLSSAHGPIVLQGYVLPHKDKLDSKQFELAAGPDGWTAQQGFYVYRNRRLLLAGSWLGLGRGRPWTKEEPYRLARICLDIPNSADAEWKIDIRKSTARPPVSVREGVVRLAEDIRERARRVFAHRGQPIRRGQNEPVAQAWQADHFPGGVRYRVYRAHPAVRAVMEEAGALGTSIEAMLRVLEETIPVQRIWLDTVEKSETPRTGFADQPPAEVQKVLEVLYRNMVNRKGMSPDRARKQLLQTEPFNLHPELVNALPDMAADQGENGTC
- a CDS encoding sigma-70 family RNA polymerase sigma factor, which gives rise to MNAVQEFTPMHPLFRMALTHGDTEGAATHLESGRPVDCRDSIGRTPLMIAAQKGYLDLCALLLQRGADIHAKDNSGNTALTIAQAADRPDIAELLLAAGGNAATDTPGHKTHEIRLELAASGEGSASESSADDDSSLGDWETEDPVEAPGNDADCLTEATILQAQIGTHEAVDLDGDWLDVEVDLPASLRDRRRTRLLDPAERALLEGLLSDAIDYGIVPATRLARYAYATESELDPDFPDHLMRLLGELGAVIDDDDEEWLIPDEERDVPEEYSETLEDAFVYLEDMSARLNDPLTRFVADIRSKGLFTRDDEQRVGSAVETALGRALDTIATSPTGTAAAIEVGTSILTGQRAPSGLTRLVDEGPGTEDNDEDDGATEDDIGDDAGAHVSAESSRIHAFAERVELLRESASSSTASAPLTGDIRSHLAALEPTPAFIRLVAEHLRDQGDHDCDLSAPLEAIRRLYSQMADANYRLVISIAKKYMGTGIPLIDLIQEGNLGLLRAVEKFDYRRGFKFSTYATWWIRQAITRAIADSGFMIRVPVHMREKINKVNAVRRILDAAGVEDPSYEEIASRTGMDEGEVRKALSVPEVCCWDEAPEILAHVLEVKDDEERQADTLAIVANLRSTLQDALETLKEREAQVLVYRFGLDGGECRTLEEVGQYFGVTRERIRQLESKGLARLRRPSTAGMLHPFIGESTPSNQKGDPE